The following coding sequences are from one Paenibacillus tundrae window:
- the rpmA gene encoding 50S ribosomal protein L27, with amino-acid sequence MLKLNLQLFASKKGVGSTKNGRDSNAQRLGVKRADGQKVTGGSILVRQRGTKIHPGTNVGIGKDDTLFAKVDGVVKFERWGRDRKKVSIYPVDVAPVAATVEA; translated from the coding sequence ATGTTGAAATTAAATCTTCAGTTGTTCGCATCGAAAAAAGGTGTAGGTTCCACGAAGAACGGACGTGACAGTAATGCACAACGCCTTGGCGTTAAGCGTGCTGACGGCCAAAAAGTAACTGGTGGTAGCATTCTCGTTCGCCAACGCGGAACGAAAATTCACCCAGGTACTAACGTGGGTATCGGTAAAGATGACACTTTGTTTGCGAAAGTTGACGGCGTTGTGAAATTCGAACGTTGGGGACGCGATCGTAAAAAAGTAAGCATCTATCCTGTAGACGTTGCTCCAGTAGCAGCTACAGTAGAAGCATAA
- a CDS encoding ribosomal-processing cysteine protease Prp translates to MIIVQIFRNEDGNIERFSIQGHANFAKRGEDIVCAGVSAVTVGTVNSIEALTGIEMDTKMKNGFLSGSLPSLSKDETFSQVQLLLESMVVMLTNIAESYGKYIKIEQSK, encoded by the coding sequence GTGATTATCGTTCAAATCTTTCGTAATGAGGATGGGAACATCGAACGCTTCTCAATCCAAGGGCATGCTAATTTTGCCAAGCGGGGAGAAGATATCGTATGTGCCGGGGTATCTGCTGTTACAGTAGGTACAGTTAACTCGATTGAGGCGTTGACTGGTATCGAGATGGATACCAAAATGAAGAATGGCTTTTTGAGTGGTTCTTTACCTTCGCTTTCAAAAGATGAAACTTTTTCTCAGGTACAATTGTTACTCGAATCCATGGTAGTTATGCTCACTAACATTGCAGAGTCATACGGTAAGTATATTAAGATAGAGCAATCCAAATAA
- the rplU gene encoding 50S ribosomal protein L21: protein MYAIIETGGKQYKVQEGDVLFIEKLTANDGESVTFDRVLAVSNDKGLTAGTPLVSGATVTAKVEKHGKGQKVVVYKYKPKKNYHVKQGHRQPYTKVTIEKIKA from the coding sequence ATGTACGCAATTATTGAAACAGGTGGTAAACAGTACAAAGTCCAAGAGGGCGATGTTCTGTTCATCGAGAAATTGACTGCGAACGATGGCGAAAGCGTAACGTTCGACCGTGTCCTGGCTGTATCTAACGATAAAGGTTTGACAGCAGGTACACCATTGGTTTCCGGAGCTACTGTAACGGCTAAAGTGGAGAAACATGGCAAAGGTCAAAAGGTTGTTGTATACAAATACAAACCGAAAAAGAACTACCATGTGAAGCAAGGTCACCGTCAACCGTACACTAAAGTAACTATCGAAAAAATCAAAGCGTAA
- a CDS encoding Rne/Rng family ribonuclease has translation MKQMIVHNEHNLMQMALLEEGKAVEFTAERTRERGLLGSFFKGRVVNVLPGMQAAFVDIGQRKNAFLYVDDVLHPHLEKQPKVKPSISELLRPGQDVIVQVLKEPVGSKGARVTTHYSLPGRWLVYMPMADYIAVSKKIAREGDRSRLKALGDQLKRDEEGLIIRTVSAEEQREAIESDLETLREQWRLIREKANSLPSPSLLHRDQSMVQRIIRDVYTPGSDVVITDSEEQAREVTALLEEISPGHQPQVQVHRGPEPIFAAYGVQEQLNKDFARKVWLPGGGYIVIEHTEALTVVDVNTGKYTGAGGDSLEETVTETNMQAAIEIARLMRLRDIGGMIIVDFIDMTEASNRQEVSAALESELKKDRTKAFVMGWTKLGLLELTRKKVREESTLPYVELCSSCHGTGKRYISPLH, from the coding sequence ATGAAACAAATGATTGTACATAATGAACATAACCTCATGCAAATGGCGCTTCTGGAAGAAGGCAAAGCTGTGGAATTTACAGCAGAGCGTACACGAGAGCGAGGGCTGCTAGGCTCCTTTTTCAAAGGGCGTGTAGTCAACGTATTACCGGGTATGCAGGCTGCTTTTGTGGATATCGGTCAGAGAAAAAATGCTTTCTTATACGTTGATGACGTGTTGCATCCTCACTTGGAGAAGCAGCCTAAAGTGAAGCCTTCGATCTCAGAATTGCTTCGTCCGGGTCAGGATGTGATTGTTCAGGTTCTGAAGGAACCCGTGGGAAGTAAAGGAGCTCGGGTGACGACTCATTATTCACTGCCGGGTCGATGGCTTGTCTATATGCCGATGGCAGATTATATAGCCGTGTCTAAGAAGATCGCCCGTGAAGGGGATCGTTCACGCCTCAAAGCACTTGGTGATCAGCTCAAGAGGGATGAGGAAGGGCTTATTATCCGCACCGTATCTGCAGAGGAACAGCGTGAAGCGATTGAATCTGACCTTGAAACATTGCGTGAGCAGTGGCGTTTGATTCGTGAAAAAGCGAACAGTTTGCCTTCTCCAAGCTTGCTTCATCGGGATCAAAGTATGGTACAGCGGATTATCAGGGATGTATACACGCCAGGTAGTGATGTGGTGATTACAGATAGCGAGGAGCAAGCTCGTGAAGTGACAGCTCTGCTTGAGGAGATCAGTCCAGGACACCAGCCGCAAGTACAGGTGCACCGGGGGCCAGAACCGATATTTGCTGCTTATGGGGTGCAAGAGCAATTGAACAAGGATTTTGCTCGTAAGGTGTGGTTACCCGGAGGTGGGTATATTGTTATAGAGCACACAGAAGCGCTTACGGTGGTTGATGTAAACACAGGTAAATACACTGGAGCGGGTGGAGATAGTCTTGAGGAGACGGTGACGGAAACGAACATGCAGGCGGCGATTGAGATTGCGCGTCTCATGCGGTTAAGAGATATCGGTGGCATGATTATCGTAGATTTCATTGATATGACGGAAGCCTCGAATCGTCAAGAAGTATCCGCAGCACTGGAGAGTGAGCTCAAGAAAGATCGCACCAAAGCGTTTGTAATGGGCTGGACCAAATTGGGACTGTTGGAACTAACGCGTAAAAAGGTGCGTGAAGAGAGCACTCTACCTTATGTAGAGCTATGTTCGTCCTGTCATGGAACGGGGAAAAGATATATTTCACCTTTGCATTGA
- a CDS encoding M50 family metallopeptidase has protein sequence MIRLWGVRVSMHPFFVIIMLASLVTGHFIELITLFAIVFIHECGHAAAAALLGCRVVSIQMLPFGGVAVIEDGGKLTAWREIAIALAGPLQNIFMVGVVLLLQYMQVGDPIFLSYIIQGNLLIALFNLLPILPLDGGKIVQALVSLIAPYYTTLMWTYRISILVSTGVIVYAVVRWIAGDYGLPLNILLVGLFLFYSNVTDYRNIPYRFIRFLMNREGAFVHHAAMGSLAQPIISFPAKPLDTILRLLKRERYHMVYVMNRQGRILAVLPEQRIISSYFKQNADK, from the coding sequence TTGATTAGATTATGGGGTGTACGTGTTTCCATGCATCCATTCTTTGTCATCATCATGCTCGCTTCGCTAGTAACCGGTCATTTTATTGAGCTTATTACATTGTTTGCCATTGTGTTCATCCATGAGTGTGGACATGCAGCAGCAGCAGCTCTTCTGGGTTGCCGTGTTGTATCTATTCAGATGCTCCCTTTTGGCGGGGTAGCAGTAATTGAGGATGGTGGCAAACTTACGGCTTGGCGAGAGATTGCGATTGCGCTGGCTGGGCCCTTGCAGAACATATTCATGGTGGGCGTAGTATTGCTATTGCAATACATGCAGGTTGGGGATCCAATCTTTCTGTCCTACATTATCCAAGGGAATTTGCTTATTGCCTTATTCAACCTGCTGCCGATCCTGCCACTGGATGGTGGTAAAATTGTACAGGCACTTGTCAGTCTGATTGCTCCTTATTATACAACCCTCATGTGGACGTACAGAATAAGTATTCTCGTCAGTACAGGGGTTATTGTGTATGCTGTGGTGCGCTGGATTGCTGGCGATTACGGACTCCCATTAAATATTCTCTTAGTCGGGTTGTTTCTGTTCTACTCCAACGTTACAGATTATCGTAATATTCCTTATCGATTTATCCGCTTCTTAATGAATAGAGAAGGGGCTTTTGTTCATCATGCAGCTATGGGCAGTTTGGCACAGCCGATAATCTCATTTCCGGCGAAACCTTTGGACACCATTTTGCGTCTATTAAAGAGAGAGAGATACCATATGGTATATGTGATGAACCGACAGGGGCGTATTTTAGCTGTTTTGCCTGAGCAACGGATTATCAGTTCCTATTTCAAACAAAATGCTGATAAGTGA
- a CDS encoding M23 family metallopeptidase, which yields MNAKLRIKQRREERIRRLLNDATREIIQEREVNSRTDSNAWRKQPSEPVADRQNGLFSAKNLGAEQERDPETLWKKENGYYGSDHPVRFNLVKSLARRIVISAVIFGAVWGLFQLNNAWSVSPKTVITDALHRDMDFASMAAWYNRNFGGPPSFLPVLGHTTDVVNGSGIRSLMAKPISGTIVQPFALSMKGVEIVPEAAGASLVQVVSSDAGRVLQVLGDAESGITVVIQHTGNVTAIYGRLHESEVEVNDWVEAGSPVGSLKSSTDGQPATLYFAVKEGEQYVDPAEVVALD from the coding sequence ATGAATGCCAAACTCAGAATCAAGCAGAGAAGAGAAGAGCGCATCCGGCGTTTACTGAATGATGCAACGAGGGAGATTATTCAAGAGCGGGAAGTCAATTCTAGGACAGATTCGAATGCATGGAGGAAACAGCCGTCCGAGCCGGTTGCAGATCGTCAGAATGGGTTATTCAGTGCGAAGAATTTGGGGGCGGAGCAAGAGCGAGATCCGGAGACTTTATGGAAAAAAGAGAATGGATACTACGGATCAGATCATCCGGTTCGGTTTAATCTAGTGAAGTCGTTAGCACGTCGTATAGTCATTAGTGCTGTTATCTTCGGTGCGGTATGGGGATTGTTTCAGTTGAACAATGCATGGAGCGTCTCACCCAAAACAGTAATTACGGACGCACTTCATCGTGACATGGACTTTGCCTCCATGGCCGCTTGGTATAATCGGAACTTTGGTGGCCCACCCTCCTTTTTACCTGTGTTAGGACATACAACAGATGTTGTCAATGGATCAGGAATTCGTTCACTTATGGCAAAACCGATCTCGGGAACCATTGTGCAGCCTTTTGCCTTGAGCATGAAGGGTGTGGAAATCGTACCTGAAGCTGCTGGTGCAAGCCTTGTGCAAGTAGTCAGCTCTGATGCTGGGCGTGTACTTCAGGTTCTGGGGGACGCGGAAAGTGGCATAACGGTTGTGATTCAGCATACCGGCAATGTGACTGCGATATATGGGCGATTACACGAGAGTGAAGTTGAAGTGAATGACTGGGTGGAGGCAGGATCTCCAGTGGGGAGCCTAAAATCAAGCACTGATGGGCAACCCGCAACCTTATATTTTGCTGTTAAAGAGGGCGAACAATACGTAGATCCTGCAGAAGTGGTTGCCCTTGATTAG
- the minD gene encoding septum site-determining protein MinD has product MGEAIVITSGKGGVGKTTTSANIGTALALLGKKVCLVDTDIGLRNLDVVMGLENRIIYDLCDVADGRCRLNQALVKDKRFEELYMLPAAQTRDKNSVSPEQVKDIILELKKDFEYVIIDCPAGIEQGFKNAVAGADQAIVVTTPENAAVRDADRVIGLLESSHIQSPKLVVNRIRNNMVKSGDMLDIDGILQVLNIDLIGIVPDDELVIKAANSGEPTVMNPDSNAAIAYRNIARRILGDTVPLMQLEQKKGAFTRFKKFFGMG; this is encoded by the coding sequence ATGGGAGAGGCAATCGTGATCACTTCGGGTAAGGGCGGCGTAGGTAAAACCACCACCTCAGCAAATATCGGGACTGCGCTGGCATTGCTCGGAAAAAAAGTTTGTCTAGTAGATACGGATATCGGTCTTCGAAATCTTGATGTCGTAATGGGACTCGAAAATCGGATCATTTATGATCTGTGTGATGTGGCAGATGGCCGCTGCCGTCTGAATCAAGCTTTAGTAAAAGATAAGCGTTTCGAAGAACTATATATGCTGCCTGCAGCACAAACGAGAGATAAGAACTCCGTATCACCAGAACAGGTGAAGGATATTATTTTGGAGCTAAAAAAAGATTTTGAGTACGTCATTATTGACTGTCCTGCAGGGATTGAGCAAGGATTCAAGAACGCAGTTGCAGGGGCAGACCAAGCGATTGTAGTAACTACACCTGAGAACGCTGCTGTGCGAGATGCAGATCGTGTGATCGGCTTGCTGGAAAGCTCACATATCCAATCTCCGAAGCTCGTTGTGAACCGTATCCGTAACAACATGGTGAAGTCGGGCGATATGCTCGATATTGACGGTATACTGCAGGTGCTTAACATTGATCTAATCGGCATTGTCCCTGATGACGAATTGGTTATTAAAGCGGCGAATTCTGGAGAGCCAACGGTTATGAATCCAGATTCGAATGCAGCGATTGCGTACCGCAATATTGCCCGTCGTATTTTGGGAGACACCGTTCCGTTGATGCAGTTAGAGCAGAAAAAGGGCGCGTTCACACGCTTCAAAAAATTCTTCGGTATGGGTTAA
- the minC gene encoding septum site-determining protein MinC has translation MTVKSNHVTIKGIRDGLVFLLDDQCEFEELLYELRYKLEHSHQNILTGPIVHVDIKLGSREVTENQKESILDILKQKGNLLIRSIDSPALKPEVKGPPPIMTMCGMVRSGQVLHHDGNLLFLGDINPGGTVTCTGDIYIMGSLRGMAHAGISGDETAIIAASVFAPTQLRIADIISRPPDEWESREAGMEFAYLQDNQMQIDKMSNIVRLRRDFNVFKGV, from the coding sequence ATGACGGTAAAATCGAATCACGTAACGATTAAAGGCATCCGAGACGGCTTGGTTTTCCTGTTGGACGATCAATGTGAATTCGAGGAATTGCTCTATGAGCTCCGCTATAAGCTGGAACACAGCCATCAAAATATTTTGACCGGGCCGATCGTTCATGTGGATATTAAGTTAGGCAGTCGTGAGGTCACGGAGAACCAGAAAGAGTCGATTCTGGATATATTGAAGCAAAAAGGTAATTTACTTATTCGTTCCATTGATTCGCCAGCCCTTAAACCAGAGGTTAAAGGGCCACCGCCGATTATGACGATGTGTGGTATGGTGCGTTCAGGTCAGGTGCTTCATCATGATGGAAATCTCTTGTTTCTTGGAGATATCAATCCGGGCGGCACGGTGACGTGTACCGGGGATATATATATAATGGGTTCACTCAGAGGTATGGCTCATGCAGGCATCAGTGGGGACGAAACTGCGATCATAGCGGCATCGGTCTTTGCACCGACTCAGCTTCGTATTGCAGATATTATCAGTCGTCCACCTGATGAATGGGAGAGTCGAGAGGCTGGGATGGAATTTGCTTATTTGCAGGACAATCAGATGCAGATCGACAAGATGAGCAATATCGTTCGGTTGCGCCGAGATTTTAATGTGTTTAAAGGAGTGTAG
- the mreD gene encoding rod shape-determining protein MreD, with the protein MVTRKQVLILLLFVLFIAEGTILPLLIPEAWQMRISANLVYIVILFFAVYHHRHTALVLGILFGLLHDVVFYGEMIGPYGFSMGLSAYMIGLIFQAPRAPLPIMVTVVFLGSLLNDTVLFFLYKLFRLNHVTFDWALFEYMIPNLFIHFVFTLIIYVPLRKQMEQITKRQKKPQEAS; encoded by the coding sequence GTGGTTACGCGTAAGCAAGTCTTGATTCTGTTGTTGTTCGTGCTGTTCATTGCTGAGGGAACGATACTCCCCCTGCTGATTCCTGAGGCATGGCAGATGCGGATTTCTGCCAATCTGGTTTATATTGTGATTCTCTTTTTCGCTGTCTATCATCATCGACATACAGCGTTAGTGCTAGGTATACTGTTTGGGCTTCTCCATGATGTGGTATTCTATGGTGAAATGATCGGACCTTATGGCTTCTCCATGGGGCTGTCAGCTTATATGATCGGACTCATTTTTCAGGCTCCGCGTGCACCGCTGCCAATCATGGTTACGGTTGTCTTTTTAGGGAGTTTGCTCAATGACACGGTACTATTTTTCCTATACAAGCTTTTCCGTCTGAACCATGTGACATTTGATTGGGCGTTGTTTGAATATATGATTCCTAATTTATTTATTCATTTTGTGTTCACATTGATCATTTATGTTCCTTTGCGCAAGCAAATGGAGCAAATAACGAAGAGGCAGAAAAAGCCACAAGAAGCATCCTGA
- the mreC gene encoding rod shape-determining protein MreC encodes MLELFKLLGNKRLFVLLVGLVTFIALMGFTLGPRTALSWPEKFLKDSVGFVQYVFYKPASYVAGFFKDVANMRAVYSENEELRIALGHYTRDRLKYNDMEQVNKQLQEALNFTDEQKNRYNYGSRIAQVISANSDPNSRTINIDIGENAGIQPGMAVTSQQGLVGVVSHVSSYTSTVNLLTSMDANDPNSNAIAATAVGKEKVFGMIESYDPKTGMLKMTKIAEDSNIKKGDEIISSGIINNFPKYMRIGEVKSVEKSEFGLTSTATIEPYASFLDWKELIVIIPPEVKE; translated from the coding sequence GTGTTGGAACTGTTTAAGCTGCTGGGCAACAAAAGACTTTTTGTTTTGCTGGTGGGCCTTGTTACATTTATCGCGTTGATGGGCTTTACGCTCGGTCCGCGAACCGCTCTATCCTGGCCGGAGAAATTCCTGAAGGATTCAGTCGGATTTGTACAATACGTATTTTACAAGCCCGCTTCTTATGTAGCGGGCTTTTTCAAAGATGTAGCGAACATGCGTGCGGTATATTCAGAGAATGAAGAACTCCGGATTGCATTGGGTCACTACACCCGAGATCGATTGAAGTATAATGATATGGAGCAAGTGAACAAGCAATTACAAGAAGCACTTAATTTTACAGATGAACAGAAGAACCGGTATAACTACGGGTCACGTATTGCACAGGTTATTAGTGCCAATTCTGATCCTAACAGTAGAACGATTAACATCGACATTGGAGAAAATGCAGGCATCCAGCCTGGGATGGCGGTAACTTCACAGCAGGGGCTTGTTGGTGTAGTCAGTCATGTTAGCTCATACACTTCAACCGTTAATCTGTTGACTTCAATGGATGCGAATGATCCCAATTCGAATGCTATTGCGGCTACAGCCGTTGGCAAGGAGAAAGTGTTTGGTATGATCGAGAGTTATGATCCGAAGACAGGTATGCTGAAAATGACTAAGATCGCTGAAGATTCGAATATCAAAAAAGGCGACGAAATTATTTCTTCAGGTATCATTAATAACTTCCCGAAATACATGCGAATTGGCGAGGTCAAGAGTGTTGAGAAAAGTGAATTCGGTTTAACAAGCACCGCTACCATTGAGCCTTATGCCAGTTTTCTAGATTGGAAAGAGCTTATCGTAATCATTCCACCTGAGGTGAAGGAATAG
- a CDS encoding rod shape-determining protein: MFGGFTKDLGIDLGTANTLVYVRGKGIVVREPSVVALRTDTKSIEAVGESAKKMIGRTPGNIRAIRPMKDGVIADFDTTATMIKYFIRQAQKQRSMFQRHPNVMVCVPSGITAVEQRAVEDATKQAGAREAYTIEEPFAAAIGADLPVWEPTGSMVVDIGGGTTEVAVISLGGIVTSRSVRVAGDEMDESVIQYIKRQYNLMIGERTSEQLKMDIGSAMPLEQVETMEIRGRDLVTGLPKTITITSDEISEALADTVNAIVDAVKVTLEKCPPELAADIMDRGIVLTGGGALLRNLDKLLAGETGMPVIVAENPLDCVAIGTGKALENIHLFKSRSSSAVRSKR; the protein is encoded by the coding sequence ATGTTTGGTGGTTTTACGAAAGATTTGGGGATTGATTTGGGGACAGCGAATACATTGGTTTATGTACGTGGAAAAGGAATTGTGGTGCGGGAACCTTCCGTAGTCGCTCTGCGCACAGATACTAAAAGCATTGAAGCCGTGGGTGAATCTGCTAAAAAAATGATTGGTCGTACGCCGGGGAACATCCGTGCCATTCGTCCGATGAAAGACGGCGTTATCGCTGATTTTGATACAACGGCAACGATGATTAAATATTTCATTCGTCAGGCACAAAAACAACGTTCGATGTTTCAACGTCATCCTAACGTAATGGTATGTGTACCTTCCGGCATTACAGCCGTTGAACAACGTGCTGTAGAAGACGCAACCAAGCAAGCTGGAGCTCGTGAAGCATACACTATTGAAGAGCCTTTTGCTGCTGCAATTGGTGCTGACCTTCCTGTATGGGAGCCGACGGGCAGCATGGTTGTAGATATTGGTGGCGGTACGACGGAAGTAGCGGTTATTTCACTCGGCGGGATTGTAACAAGCCGTTCAGTGCGTGTGGCAGGTGACGAGATGGATGAATCCGTTATTCAATACATTAAACGTCAATATAACCTGATGATTGGTGAGCGTACATCCGAACAATTGAAAATGGACATTGGATCAGCTATGCCGCTTGAGCAAGTGGAGACCATGGAAATTCGTGGTCGTGACTTGGTAACAGGTCTGCCCAAAACAATTACGATTACATCTGACGAAATCAGTGAAGCACTGGCAGATACGGTAAATGCGATCGTTGACGCAGTTAAAGTAACACTAGAGAAGTGTCCGCCTGAGCTTGCAGCGGATATCATGGATCGTGGAATCGTTCTGACGGGCGGAGGCGCTTTGCTGCGTAACTTGGACAAGTTGCTTGCAGGCGAGACAGGTATGCCGGTTATTGTGGCGGAGAACCCGCTTGATTGCGTGGCAATCGGGACAGGAAAAGCTCTTGAGAACATCCATTTATTCAAAAGCAGAAGCAGTTCAGCAGTTCGTTCTAAACGATAA
- the radC gene encoding RadC family protein codes for MESAQYMMRDIPQEERPRERLMEYGAGALSHAELLAILLRTGTKNESAVHLAQRIITDAGGIRSLMDQSLEELTAMKGIGKAKAVQLKASIELGHRIAKSKLTQSSSIRTPRDAADILVEQMRYLQKEHFVCLFLNSKNHIIAQETLSMGSLNASIVHPREVFRAAIKCSSASIVCAHNHPSGDPTPSPEDIQITKRLIEAGSIVGIDVLDHLIIGDGTYVSLKEKGLV; via the coding sequence ATGGAGTCGGCTCAGTATATGATGCGCGACATCCCCCAAGAAGAACGCCCGAGAGAACGCTTGATGGAATATGGGGCGGGCGCATTAAGCCATGCAGAACTGCTGGCTATTTTACTTCGAACAGGTACGAAGAATGAATCTGCAGTGCATCTGGCACAGCGGATTATAACTGACGCCGGTGGGATCCGTTCGTTGATGGATCAAAGTCTCGAAGAGCTGACCGCCATGAAGGGTATCGGCAAAGCGAAGGCTGTGCAATTAAAAGCGAGTATTGAGCTTGGACATCGCATTGCCAAGAGCAAGCTGACACAATCGTCATCCATCCGGACACCACGTGATGCGGCGGATATTCTGGTTGAACAAATGCGTTATTTGCAAAAGGAACATTTTGTGTGCCTTTTTTTGAATAGCAAAAATCATATTATTGCCCAGGAAACACTCTCCATGGGTAGCCTTAATGCTTCGATTGTCCATCCACGTGAAGTGTTTCGAGCTGCCATCAAATGTAGTAGCGCCTCTATTGTCTGTGCGCACAACCATCCTAGCGGTGATCCAACGCCAAGCCCGGAGGATATCCAAATCACCAAGAGACTGATTGAAGCCGGTAGCATCGTAGGTATAGACGTGCTAGATCACCTTATTATCGGAGATGGAACATACGTAAGTTTGAAGGAGAAGGGCTTAGTATAA
- a CDS encoding Maf family protein, whose translation MENVQQRPIILASTSPRRKELIASLHLAFEVIPSHADEDTPAEWTPEQTVQELAMRKALAVFRDLNGRGSDAVIVGSDTIVVLDGEILGKPVDEQDAERMLTKLQGRTHRVFTGIACIDAGNGQSVVNYRQTDVTMKELSEETIRGYVQTGEPMDKAGSYAIQGIGASLVDRIEGCYFNVVGLSLPLLSDMLDGFGIHVLPRA comes from the coding sequence GTGGAAAATGTACAACAGCGCCCTATAATTCTTGCCTCCACTTCGCCGCGGCGCAAAGAGCTGATCGCTTCACTTCACTTAGCTTTTGAAGTAATACCAAGCCATGCAGATGAAGACACACCCGCAGAATGGACGCCTGAACAGACGGTTCAGGAACTTGCGATGCGTAAAGCGCTCGCAGTCTTTCGGGATCTTAACGGTCGTGGATCGGACGCAGTCATTGTAGGTAGTGATACCATTGTGGTTCTGGATGGCGAAATTTTAGGGAAGCCCGTAGATGAGCAGGATGCTGAACGAATGTTGACCAAACTTCAGGGTCGTACACATCGTGTATTTACGGGGATAGCGTGTATTGATGCTGGTAATGGGCAATCTGTGGTGAATTACCGACAGACAGATGTGACCATGAAGGAATTGTCTGAAGAGACCATTCGTGGATATGTTCAGACTGGAGAACCGATGGACAAAGCAGGTTCATATGCTATTCAGGGTATTGGCGCTTCACTAGTAGACCGCATTGAAGGATGCTACTTTAATGTGGTAGGCTTGTCTTTACCTTTGCTAAGTGACATGTTAGATGGATTCGGAATCCATGTACTGCCAAGAGCATGA
- a CDS encoding DUF4321 domain-containing protein, producing the protein MKKNFGMLILFLLLGWLAGAWIAKALQPVKAVAFLTKATTIRWSPQADLDIFSYDISLQFQMSLLSLCGIIFAVWLYRRL; encoded by the coding sequence ATGAAAAAAAACTTCGGCATGTTAATATTGTTCCTATTGCTCGGCTGGTTAGCCGGAGCTTGGATCGCCAAGGCACTACAGCCCGTTAAGGCTGTAGCTTTTCTGACTAAAGCCACGACCATTCGTTGGTCGCCTCAGGCTGATCTAGATATTTTTAGTTATGACATTTCACTTCAATTTCAAATGAGCCTCCTAAGTCTGTGTGGGATTATATTTGCCGTATGGCTGTATCGCAGACTGTAG